One segment of Candidatus Paceibacterota bacterium DNA contains the following:
- the murA gene encoding UDP-N-acetylglucosamine 1-carboxyvinyltransferase, which translates to MDEKFIIQGGRPLKGEVKIRGAKNAAFPIIAASLLTKEDCFIDNIPLIEDVFKMLEIMENIGAKVTWLGERKIKLNCKDIDPLKLPFNIISRLRGSVLILGPLLARFKEIKIVSPGGCVIGSRPIDTHLDALSQSGVKIEQRGRFFYFNAKKEKEGKTEIVLSEFSVTATENILLFSSLKDKETILKIADEDYQVQELINVLIKMGAQLKSLGCHSFRIKGKRNLKGFSHKIIPDPIEAGTFIVASLITKGKVLVKNAGTPFLTLFLRKLEKSGAVLKVLKDDSVKVFPSSNLKIEKIQSSIYPGIHSDLQPVLGVLATQCKGPTLIHDPLYEGRLKYLEGLNKMGADIVFCDPHRAIVNGPSQLYRTEIPSLDLRAGAALVIAGLAAKGKSILNNIYQIDRGYEKIEERLLLLGAEIKRQKETNNE; encoded by the coding sequence ATGGATGAAAAATTTATTATTCAAGGCGGTCGTCCTCTTAAGGGAGAGGTTAAAATTAGAGGAGCAAAGAACGCGGCTTTTCCAATAATAGCCGCTTCTCTTCTTACGAAAGAGGATTGCTTTATAGATAATATTCCGCTTATAGAAGATGTTTTTAAAATGCTTGAAATAATGGAAAATATTGGAGCAAAGGTTACTTGGCTTGGAGAAAGAAAGATTAAATTAAATTGCAAAGATATTGATCCTTTAAAACTTCCTTTTAATATTATAAGCCGCCTTCGAGGATCTGTCTTAATATTAGGCCCCCTTCTTGCGCGGTTCAAAGAGATAAAAATTGTATCTCCAGGAGGATGTGTAATTGGATCAAGGCCCATAGATACCCACCTTGACGCTTTATCCCAGTCAGGAGTAAAAATTGAACAAAGGGGGCGTTTTTTCTACTTTAACGCGAAGAAAGAAAAAGAAGGAAAAACCGAAATTGTTTTAAGTGAATTTAGCGTGACGGCAACCGAAAATATTCTTCTTTTCTCTTCTCTTAAAGACAAAGAAACGATTCTTAAAATAGCAGATGAAGATTATCAAGTGCAAGAACTTATTAATGTTTTAATAAAAATGGGCGCGCAACTGAAATCTCTCGGATGCCATAGTTTTAGAATTAAAGGAAAGAGAAATCTTAAGGGATTTTCCCATAAAATTATTCCTGATCCTATCGAAGCGGGAACATTTATTGTGGCTTCCCTTATTACAAAAGGAAAAGTTCTCGTTAAAAACGCGGGAACCCCGTTTTTGACTCTTTTTCTAAGAAAGCTGGAAAAATCTGGAGCGGTTTTAAAGGTTTTAAAAGATGATTCAGTAAAGGTTTTTCCTTCTTCTAATCTCAAAATAGAAAAAATACAAAGTTCTATTTACCCTGGCATTCATTCTGACCTTCAGCCAGTATTGGGGGTTCTTGCTACTCAATGCAAGGGGCCAACTCTTATCCATGACCCTCTATACGAAGGACGATTAAAATATTTGGAGGGGCTTAATAAAATGGGAGCGGATATCGTTTTTTGTGACCCCCATAGAGCGATAGTAAATGGTCCTAGTCAGCTTTATAGAACGGAAATACCTTCTCTTGATCTAAGAGCCGGAGCGGCTCTCGTTATAGCCGGACTTGCCGCAAAAGGGAAAAGCATTCTTAATAATATTTATCAGATTGACAGAGGTTATGAAAAAATAGAAGAGCGTCTTTTGCTACTGGGTGCTGAAATCAAAAGGCAAAAAGAAACAAATAACGAATAA
- a CDS encoding ribosome-recycling factor — translation MYKEIIESIKPEMEKALAFLDAEFSKIRTGRANPSLVEDMSVDCFNEKFPLKQLGAISLFDSKTLVIQPWDKSYIEGIVSSLSKSGLGLSVVLDKDIIRVSLPSLSNEYREELKRLISLKHEEIRKSIRKWREEAWGKIQEKTRLGEIREDDKFRAKDELQKIVDDYNKKAEERKERKIKEINE, via the coding sequence ATGTATAAAGAAATTATTGAAAGTATAAAGCCGGAAATGGAAAAAGCCCTTGCTTTTTTAGATGCTGAATTTTCAAAAATCAGAACTGGCAGGGCGAATCCTTCGTTAGTTGAGGATATGTCAGTTGATTGTTTTAATGAAAAATTTCCCTTAAAACAACTTGGGGCAATCTCTCTTTTTGATTCAAAGACCCTTGTTATCCAGCCGTGGGATAAATCTTATATCGAGGGGATTGTCTCTTCTCTTTCAAAGTCAGGTCTTGGCCTTTCCGTTGTTTTGGATAAGGATATTATTAGAGTTTCTTTGCCTTCTCTTAGTAATGAATACAGGGAAGAACTAAAGCGCCTTATTTCCTTAAAACACGAGGAAATAAGGAAATCTATCAGGAAATGGAGAGAAGAAGCCTGGGGAAAAATACAGGAAAAAACTCGCCTTGGAGAAATAAGAGAAGATGATAAATTCAGAGCAAAGGACGAGCTTCAAAAAATTGTAGACGATTATAATAAAAAAGCCGAAGAAAGGAAAGAAAGAAAAATAAAGGAAATTAACGAGTGA
- the rpsK gene encoding 30S ribosomal protein S11, whose translation MGKKRIIKKTDKELLDEKDKIEGGLKKETKSPKRILAEGKIYISSTYNNTIMTLSDAKGNALSWVSAGSVGFKGTKKATPFAASKVAESLFFTIQKLGIEKVDIFVKGIGSGRESAIRALIGKGINVNSIKDVTPVPHNGCRPKKPRKP comes from the coding sequence ATGGGAAAAAAGAGAATTATTAAAAAAACCGATAAAGAGCTTTTGGACGAGAAGGATAAAATAGAAGGCGGATTAAAGAAAGAGACAAAATCGCCAAAAAGAATTCTTGCAGAGGGCAAGATCTATATTTCTTCTACTTACAACAATACGATAATGACCCTTTCAGATGCAAAAGGTAATGCTTTGTCCTGGGTGAGCGCCGGTTCTGTCGGGTTTAAAGGGACTAAAAAAGCAACGCCTTTTGCTGCTTCAAAAGTCGCAGAATCGCTTTTTTTTACCATTCAAAAGCTTGGAATTGAAAAAGTGGATATTTTTGTAAAAGGAATTGGATCAGGAAGAGAATCAGCAATAAGGGCCTTGATTGGAAAGGGAATTAATGTTAATTCAATAAAGGATGTCACTCCTGTTCCTCATAACGGATGCAGGCCTAAAAAACCAAGAAAACCTTAA
- the rpsI gene encoding 30S ribosomal protein S9, with product MVKTTEEKKKTYFEAVGKRKRSAARVRIFPDGKGFLVNEKENKEYFSRPELEEKAASPLTKMKVLSKFGVIAKVSGGGIVGQAEAIRHGISRALVDFNPEFRKRLRRAGFLTRDPRKRERKKFGLRRARRARQWRKR from the coding sequence ATGGTTAAAACAACTGAAGAAAAAAAGAAGACATATTTTGAAGCAGTCGGGAAAAGAAAAAGATCTGCGGCAAGAGTTAGAATTTTTCCGGACGGCAAGGGTTTTTTGGTCAATGAAAAAGAAAATAAGGAATATTTTTCTCGTCCAGAACTTGAAGAAAAAGCCGCTTCTCCTCTTACAAAAATGAAGGTTTTAAGCAAGTTTGGCGTTATTGCGAAAGTAAGCGGAGGAGGCATTGTGGGACAAGCGGAAGCAATAAGGCATGGAATTTCAAGAGCCCTTGTTGATTTTAATCCTGAATTTAGAAAACGCCTTAGAAGAGCAGGCTTTCTTACAAGAGATCCTCGAAAAAGAGAAAGAAAGAAATTCGGATTAAGAAGAGCCAGGAGAGCTCGTCAGTGGAGAAAGAGATAA
- the rpmJ gene encoding 50S ribosomal protein L36 codes for MKIRSSVKKICKDCKIVRRKGRIYVFCKIAKHKQRQG; via the coding sequence ATGAAAATCAGGTCTTCAGTCAAGAAAATTTGCAAAGATTGTAAAATCGTCCGAAGAAAAGGACGCATTTATGTTTTTTGCAAAATTGCAAAACACAAACAAAGACAGGGATAA
- the rpsM gene encoding 30S ribosomal protein S13, with protein sequence MPRIAGINIPENKKILIALTYIYGVGLVLSKKILEKAKISPDKKAADLKPDEINKLKEIIEKEYKIEGELRREIMLNIKRLKDINCYKGIRHSKRLPVRGQRTKTNTRTVRGNVRRTVGSGRKPPPAPK encoded by the coding sequence ATGCCTAGAATAGCAGGGATAAACATACCGGAAAATAAAAAAATATTAATTGCTCTTACTTACATATATGGAGTTGGTTTGGTTTTGAGCAAAAAAATATTAGAAAAAGCTAAAATTAGCCCTGATAAGAAAGCTGCAGATTTGAAGCCGGACGAAATAAACAAATTGAAAGAAATCATAGAAAAAGAGTATAAGATTGAAGGAGAATTGAGAAGAGAAATTATGCTCAATATCAAACGGCTCAAGGATATTAACTGCTATAAAGGAATTCGCCACAGTAAAAGGTTGCCGGTAAGAGGACAAAGGACGAAAACAAATACAAGGACCGTAAGAGGGAATGTCCGCAGAACAGTCGGCTCAGGAAGGAAGCCACCTCCTGCTCCAAAATAG
- the rplM gene encoding 50S ribosomal protein L13, with protein MERETHTIDAKDRPLGRLATEIAVLLRGKEKESFAPNKDIGGFVVVKNIKRIVFTGKKFDKKIYYRHTGYMGGLKETPLKNLFENNPGEVLRKAVYGMLPVNKLRAKQIKRLKIEDNG; from the coding sequence ATGGAGAGGGAAACACATACAATAGACGCAAAAGACAGACCTCTTGGACGATTGGCAACAGAGATTGCCGTTCTTCTTAGGGGAAAAGAAAAAGAGTCATTTGCCCCAAATAAGGATATAGGGGGTTTTGTGGTTGTTAAAAACATAAAAAGGATTGTTTTTACTGGAAAAAAATTCGACAAGAAAATTTATTACCGTCATACTGGTTATATGGGAGGATTGAAAGAAACTCCTTTAAAAAATCTTTTTGAAAATAATCCGGGAGAAGTTTTAAGAAAGGCTGTTTATGGAATGCTTCCTGTAAATAAATTAAGAGCCAAACAAATAAAACGATTAAAAATAGAAGACAATGGTTAA
- the infA gene encoding translation initiation factor IF-1, with the protein MKDQSKNILRKNGVVLEALPNASFRVELEDGGEVIAHLAGKMRIYRIRILPGDKVQVETTPYDDKKGRIVYRGK; encoded by the coding sequence ATGAAAGATCAAAGTAAAAACATTCTTCGTAAAAACGGTGTTGTTCTTGAGGCATTGCCTAACGCAAGTTTCAGGGTTGAACTGGAAGACGGAGGGGAGGTAATTGCTCATTTAGCTGGGAAAATGAGAATTTACAGAATAAGGATACTACCCGGAGACAAGGTTCAAGTAGAAACAACTCCTTATGACGATAAAAAGGGAAGAATTGTTTATAGAGGGAAATAG
- the rplQ gene encoding 50S ribosomal protein L17 produces the protein MKKKKVGRKFGREKAQRKALLKSLTRELFVREKIKTTEGKAKEALPIVENIITKAKKGDLHSRRILLESFDKKVVKKIIEDVAPRYKEKSGGYARVIKLGQRKSDGAKMANLELIKNK, from the coding sequence ATGAAAAAGAAAAAAGTTGGAAGAAAATTTGGGAGGGAAAAAGCGCAGAGAAAAGCTTTACTAAAATCTTTAACAAGGGAGCTTTTTGTTCGTGAAAAAATAAAGACCACAGAAGGAAAGGCCAAAGAAGCTCTTCCTATTGTTGAGAATATTATTACAAAGGCGAAAAAAGGAGATTTGCATTCTCGCAGAATTTTACTTGAAAGTTTTGATAAAAAAGTGGTTAAGAAAATAATAGAAGATGTTGCTCCAAGATATAAGGAAAAAAGCGGTGGATATGCCAGAGTTATTAAACTTGGACAAAGAAAATCCGATGGTGCCAAAATGGCTAATTTGGAATTAATTAAGAATAAATAA
- a CDS encoding DNA-directed RNA polymerase subunit alpha, which produces MIPLPLKSTLIEEKKNLVHLEVDGLYPGYGTTIGNTLRRVLMSSLQGAAVTKVKIKGVQHEFSTIPGVLEDVISIIMNIKQMRFKLHTDEPQKAILSVKGEKKAKGSDFKVSSQMELINKDCHIATLTSKKSEIEMELTVEKGIGYEMVEQRKEQKKLEIGVIPIDAIFSPVKRISFRVENMRVKDRTDFERLFLDIETDGTVEPKEVFLNATEILIDHFSSIKNSLQGEEKKEKEEKKDKKTDKKEERKEEKEDSSKKQISDLNISQRTVSVLGNGNIKTIAGILRKSEDDLMALEGMGEKGLKEIKKALKKLGLELKA; this is translated from the coding sequence ATGATACCACTACCTTTAAAATCAACCCTTATTGAGGAAAAAAAGAATTTAGTTCATCTTGAGGTGGATGGCCTTTATCCTGGCTATGGGACAACAATTGGGAACACTTTAAGAAGAGTTCTTATGTCTTCTTTGCAGGGAGCAGCCGTTACGAAGGTAAAGATAAAAGGGGTTCAGCATGAATTTTCAACGATTCCAGGGGTTCTTGAGGATGTTATTTCCATAATAATGAATATAAAGCAAATGAGGTTTAAATTGCATACGGATGAGCCACAGAAAGCTATTCTTAGCGTAAAAGGGGAAAAGAAAGCCAAAGGTTCCGATTTCAAGGTTTCAAGCCAAATGGAATTGATAAATAAAGATTGCCACATAGCTACTCTTACTTCAAAGAAATCAGAAATTGAAATGGAGCTTACGGTTGAAAAAGGAATTGGCTATGAGATGGTTGAACAAAGAAAAGAGCAAAAGAAGCTTGAAATAGGAGTTATTCCAATAGATGCGATTTTTTCTCCAGTAAAAAGAATAAGCTTTAGAGTGGAGAACATGAGAGTAAAAGACAGAACCGATTTTGAACGCCTTTTTCTTGATATAGAAACCGACGGTACAGTTGAACCTAAGGAAGTTTTTTTAAATGCAACTGAAATATTAATTGACCATTTTTCATCAATTAAGAATTCTCTTCAAGGAGAAGAAAAGAAAGAGAAGGAAGAAAAAAAAGATAAGAAAACCGATAAAAAAGAAGAAAGAAAAGAAGAGAAAGAAGATTCTAGTAAAAAGCAAATAAGCGATCTTAATATATCCCAAAGAACAGTTTCTGTTTTAGGTAATGGCAATATTAAGACGATTGCAGGAATTCTTCGAAAAAGCGAAGATGATTTAATGGCTTTAGAAGGGATGGGAGAAAAAGGTTTAAAAGAAATAAAGAAAGCCCTTAAAAAATTGGGCTTGGAGTTGAAAGCATGA
- a CDS encoding M50 family metallopeptidase, whose protein sequence is MTFFLTLLIFIFIIGFLIFSHELGHFIAAKSAGLLVEEFALGFPPNIFSKKIGETKYSINLIPFGGYVKIYGEDPDEDSTKNERSFYCQKPIVKAKVLIAGVFANILVAAFIFYIVLSFSGFKWNVFLPFDYNFIFGKQSQVPLIVTVLENSPAEESGLKEGEMVLSVNGLSVSTREDFVKYVNIDKEKVVLALRDVRSKEEREVEIIPKEEDGTYFIGVLLSNVTEIKYESFNKVFSGFLHAVNMTHLSFYSLAKLTYTSIGEKTVEPFRDSTAGVVGIFAITHIVMKEGIIELLNMAALISIGLAVVNILPIPALDGGRLVFVIYEAVSRRKTSPNFERNLNLAGFAFLILLIITITYNDIIRFGGLIKGMF, encoded by the coding sequence ATGACATTTTTTTTAACCCTTTTAATATTTATTTTTATAATCGGTTTTTTGATTTTTTCCCATGAGCTTGGACATTTTATTGCCGCTAAATCCGCCGGACTTCTTGTTGAAGAATTTGCCCTTGGTTTTCCTCCGAATATTTTTTCAAAGAAAATAGGAGAAACAAAATATTCAATTAATCTTATTCCTTTCGGTGGATATGTTAAAATATACGGAGAAGATCCCGACGAAGATTCAACAAAAAACGAAAGAAGCTTTTATTGCCAAAAGCCGATTGTAAAAGCAAAAGTTTTAATAGCAGGTGTTTTTGCAAATATCTTGGTTGCTGCTTTTATTTTTTATATCGTTCTTTCTTTTTCCGGATTTAAATGGAATGTATTTTTGCCGTTTGATTATAACTTTATATTTGGCAAACAATCGCAAGTGCCTTTAATAGTTACTGTTCTTGAGAATTCTCCAGCTGAAGAATCTGGATTGAAAGAAGGAGAAATGGTTTTATCGGTGAACGGACTTTCTGTTTCAACAAGAGAAGATTTTGTAAAATATGTGAATATAGACAAAGAAAAAGTAGTTCTGGCTTTACGCGATGTTCGTTCTAAAGAAGAAAGAGAGGTTGAAATTATTCCAAAAGAGGAAGACGGAACTTATTTTATAGGAGTTCTTCTCAGTAATGTAACAGAAATTAAATATGAGTCATTTAATAAGGTTTTTTCCGGTTTTCTGCATGCCGTAAATATGACTCATCTATCTTTTTATTCTCTGGCTAAACTTACCTACACTTCTATTGGAGAAAAAACAGTAGAACCCTTTAGAGATTCTACTGCCGGAGTAGTTGGAATTTTTGCCATTACCCACATTGTAATGAAGGAAGGGATTATAGAATTATTAAATATGGCGGCTCTTATTTCCATAGGTCTTGCAGTCGTCAATATTTTGCCTATTCCTGCTCTTGACGGAGGTCGGCTGGTTTTTGTCATATATGAGGCTGTTTCCAGAAGAAAAACTTCTCCCAATTTTGAAAGAAATCTTAATCTTGCCGGTTTTGCATTCTTGATTCTACTTATAATTACCATAACCTATAACGATATAATTCGCTTTGGAGGACTTATAAAGGGAATGTTTTAA
- a CDS encoding rod shape-determining protein translates to MFVQKIGIDLGTCNSIVFIPKKGIVLNEPSVVAVGLFENRILAVGKEAKEMTGKTPDTIKVYRPLRDGVIADYRVTEAMIKYFINKTAGKFRILKPELVVGVPAGITSTERRAVIEAGMSAGAKAVYVVKEPILAAIGAGIPIESCSGHMIVDIGGGTAEVAVISLGGIVKSKSLRVAGDKIDRAISSYIKRKYNLAIGEQTAEEIKMKIGTAILDKKPLFLEIRGGDLVSGLPKNIKISSNEICEATAERLSEIIQVIKQVLKETPPEIAADIIDKGMVLSGGGALFRNIDRLISQATGVPCFVADEALLCVAKGAGIAINNLEDYKRSIMTKK, encoded by the coding sequence ATGTTTGTTCAAAAAATAGGAATTGATCTTGGTACCTGCAACTCAATTGTTTTTATTCCCAAAAAGGGAATAGTTTTAAACGAACCTTCCGTTGTCGCGGTCGGCCTTTTTGAAAACAGAATTCTTGCTGTTGGAAAAGAAGCAAAAGAAATGACCGGTAAAACGCCCGATACTATAAAAGTTTATAGGCCATTAAGAGACGGAGTTATTGCCGATTATAGGGTAACTGAAGCGATGATTAAGTATTTTATTAATAAGACAGCAGGTAAGTTTAGAATTTTAAAACCGGAGCTTGTTGTCGGAGTTCCTGCGGGAATAACTTCGACAGAAAGAAGAGCTGTTATTGAAGCTGGAATGTCTGCCGGAGCGAAAGCAGTATATGTCGTCAAAGAGCCGATACTTGCCGCCATAGGAGCGGGCATACCGATAGAATCTTGCTCAGGCCACATGATTGTCGATATTGGTGGAGGAACGGCAGAAGTTGCCGTTATATCGTTGGGCGGGATAGTAAAGAGCAAATCGCTTAGAGTTGCCGGAGACAAGATAGACAGGGCTATTTCAAGTTATATTAAAAGAAAATACAATTTGGCGATTGGAGAGCAAACAGCTGAAGAAATAAAGATGAAAATAGGGACGGCTATTTTAGATAAAAAACCTCTCTTCCTTGAAATAAGAGGAGGGGATTTAGTGTCCGGATTGCCGAAGAACATTAAAATTTCTTCAAATGAGATTTGCGAAGCCACGGCGGAACGGCTTTCGGAAATTATTCAAGTTATAAAACAGGTTTTAAAGGAAACTCCTCCTGAAATTGCCGCTGATATTATAGATAAGGGAATGGTTTTATCGGGAGGCGGAGCTCTTTTTAGAAATATTGACCGTCTTATTTCTCAGGCGACTGGAGTTCCTTGCTTTGTAGCAGATGAAGCACTTCTTTGTGTCGCAAAGGGAGCGGGAATAGCGATAAATAATCTTGAGGATTACAAAAGAAGCATTATGACAAAAAAATAA
- a CDS encoding alanine--tRNA ligase, producing the protein MDSLKLREDFLSFFEENGHKIVASSSLIPEDKTVLLTSAGMQQFVPYLSGEKDILSDFKSRHLASVQKCFRTPDIEEVGDDTHHTFFEMLGNWSIGEDKDKGYFKEGAIDLAFRFFVDRLFLDKDRIWITIFKGEQGIPKDEESSLIWQKKGIPEERILEFGWKDNFWGPTSKVGPCGPSSEIHYDRGEEFGCKKPSCSVGCDDCRRFVELWNLVFMEYNKNEDGSYTKLPQRNVDTGIGFERLISLLTKKESAYETDLFMPLIRKIEELSLKKYKENKIFFRVISDHVRGAVFLITDGVLPSNIERGYILRRIIRRAIRFGKIIDMPKNFLSLLAKEVIENYKGFYPETEKSKSNVLNVIKEEGEKFEKTLESGLKELHKIIEWFDDEKTVPEANLSIGEIKDSDDPIKKCKELGRKLFFLYQSFGFPIEQSLEEFKNFNVKIIFKKEVEDAFKEQFKDHQEISRAGAEKKFGGVGDRDDYRAVKYHTATHLLHRALYEVLGKNVKQMGSDITKERLRFDFSHSLKMTKEEIKKVEDIVNQKIKEKLEVRKEEISYDEAIKSGAFAYFKDKYGEKVTVYSIGDFSKEVCGGPHVKNTSELSDFKIIKEESAGFGIRRIRAVLSDS; encoded by the coding sequence ATGGATTCGCTTAAATTAAGAGAAGATTTTTTGAGTTTTTTTGAGGAAAACGGGCATAAAATAGTTGCTTCCAGCTCTTTAATTCCGGAAGATAAAACCGTTCTTTTGACTTCTGCGGGGATGCAGCAGTTTGTTCCTTATCTTTCCGGAGAAAAAGATATTCTTTCCGATTTTAAATCGCGCCATCTTGCCTCCGTTCAAAAATGTTTCAGGACTCCAGATATTGAAGAAGTAGGAGATGATACTCACCACACTTTTTTTGAAATGCTTGGTAATTGGTCAATAGGGGAAGACAAAGATAAAGGGTATTTTAAAGAGGGAGCCATTGATCTGGCTTTCCGCTTTTTTGTAGACCGGCTTTTTCTTGATAAGGACAGAATTTGGATAACTATTTTTAAAGGAGAACAGGGGATTCCCAAAGATGAAGAATCATCTTTAATATGGCAAAAAAAAGGAATTCCGGAAGAAAGGATTTTGGAATTCGGATGGAAAGATAATTTTTGGGGGCCAACGTCAAAAGTTGGGCCATGCGGCCCTAGCTCTGAAATCCACTATGATAGAGGAGAGGAATTTGGATGTAAAAAACCGTCTTGTTCTGTCGGGTGCGATGATTGTAGAAGATTCGTAGAGCTTTGGAATTTGGTTTTTATGGAGTATAATAAGAATGAAGATGGTTCTTATACAAAACTTCCTCAAAGAAATGTTGATACAGGAATTGGTTTTGAAAGATTAATTTCTCTTCTTACAAAAAAAGAGTCGGCATACGAAACGGATCTTTTTATGCCTCTGATAAGGAAAATTGAAGAACTTTCTTTAAAAAAGTATAAAGAGAACAAAATCTTTTTTCGAGTCATATCCGACCATGTAAGAGGAGCTGTTTTTCTCATAACCGATGGGGTTCTTCCAAGCAATATAGAAAGAGGGTATATTTTAAGAAGAATAATAAGAAGAGCTATAAGGTTTGGAAAAATAATCGATATGCCTAAAAATTTTTTGTCTTTACTTGCGAAAGAAGTCATTGAAAACTATAAAGGATTTTATCCTGAAACGGAAAAAAGTAAATCTAATGTTTTAAATGTCATTAAGGAAGAAGGGGAAAAATTTGAAAAAACATTGGAAAGCGGATTAAAAGAACTTCATAAAATTATTGAATGGTTTGATGATGAAAAAACGGTTCCGGAGGCAAATTTGTCAATCGGAGAAATTAAAGATTCAGATGATCCGATTAAAAAATGCAAGGAATTAGGTAGGAAATTATTTTTCCTTTACCAAAGCTTTGGCTTTCCTATTGAACAATCATTGGAAGAATTTAAAAATTTTAATGTCAAAATTATTTTTAAAAAAGAAGTTGAAGATGCCTTTAAAGAGCAATTTAAAGATCACCAAGAAATTTCAAGAGCTGGAGCAGAAAAGAAATTTGGAGGAGTCGGAGACAGGGATGATTATAGGGCAGTTAAATATCATACAGCCACTCATCTTCTCCATAGAGCTCTTTATGAGGTTTTGGGGAAAAACGTAAAGCAAATGGGCTCTGATATTACCAAGGAGCGTCTTCGTTTTGATTTTTCTCATTCTTTGAAAATGACAAAGGAGGAAATTAAGAAAGTCGAGGATATTGTCAATCAAAAAATAAAAGAGAAACTAGAAGTAAGGAAGGAAGAAATAAGCTATGATGAGGCAATTAAAAGCGGAGCGTTTGCATATTTCAAGGACAAATACGGGGAAAAGGTAACAGTTTATTCAATAGGAGATTTTTCAAAGGAGGTTTGCGGAGGGCCGCATGTTAAAAATACTTCCGAGCTTTCAGATTTTAAGATTATAAAAGAAGAATCAGCAGGATTTGGCATAAGGAGGATAAGAGCCGTTTTGTCAGATTCTTAA
- the rpsD gene encoding 30S ribosomal protein S4, with protein MVVDKSKCKICRRAGTKLFLRGDRCLSAKCAMVKRPYSPGVKAKKVRKNVSEYGKELAEKQKLKNWYYLSEKQFGNYVKDILQKRGKVEDMSLALIKKLEHRLDNVIFRIGFASSRASARQMVTHGHFWVNGKRVDIPSYETRKGDKVSIRPGSTKKAIFKENIKEDEVPSWIKYDSVKKEAEIIRDAFLEESAIPAEIASIFEFYSR; from the coding sequence ATGGTAGTAGATAAATCAAAATGTAAGATTTGCAGAAGAGCTGGAACAAAACTTTTCTTAAGGGGAGACAGGTGTCTTTCGGCTAAATGCGCGATGGTTAAAAGACCTTATAGTCCGGGAGTAAAAGCCAAGAAAGTAAGAAAAAACGTTTCTGAATATGGAAAAGAGCTAGCTGAAAAACAAAAATTGAAAAACTGGTATTATCTTAGCGAAAAGCAATTTGGAAATTATGTCAAAGATATTCTCCAAAAAAGAGGAAAGGTAGAGGATATGAGTTTGGCTTTGATTAAAAAACTTGAGCACCGCCTTGATAATGTAATTTTCCGTATTGGATTTGCTTCTTCTCGTGCCAGTGCGCGCCAAATGGTTACTCATGGTCATTTTTGGGTCAATGGGAAAAGAGTTGATATTCCTTCTTATGAAACAAGAAAAGGGGACAAGGTAAGTATTAGGCCTGGTTCAACAAAAAAAGCTATTTTTAAAGAAAACATAAAAGAAGATGAAGTTCCTTCATGGATTAAGTATGATTCTGTAAAAAAAGAAGCAGAAATAATTAGGGATGCGTTTCTTGAAGAATCCGCCATTCCTGCCGAAATTGCCAGCATTTTTGAGTTTTATTCAAGATAA